Proteins encoded by one window of Gemmatimonadales bacterium:
- a CDS encoding ATP-dependent 6-phosphofructokinase, whose protein sequence is MRIAISTGGGDAPGLNAVIRAVVLSAHYRGWQCYGIQRGYEGLLSFTGVVPLGPAEVRGLTHLGGTILGTSNRGNPFRYITRIDDGQEHEVDRSEDLVGAFQASGFDALVSIGGDGSLQISHDLWRKGLPVVCVPKTIDNDVSGTQRTFGFDTAVSTATEAIDKLHSTAESHDRVMVVELMGRYAGWIALYSGLSGSADVILLPEIPFDIEKVCEKIRSREAAGRHFSIVVVAEGARPKDGTVELVERRGVGTVDRLGGIAGKVARTIEHHTGKETRTLVLGHLQRGGSPTTYDRLLALRFGAAAVRAIADGAFGIMVGLNGPDITRIALENVVGRAKNVPLDSDTVRTAREMGISLGD, encoded by the coding sequence ATGCGCATTGCGATCTCCACCGGCGGCGGCGATGCCCCCGGACTCAATGCGGTCATTCGGGCGGTCGTACTGTCGGCGCACTACCGGGGATGGCAGTGCTACGGCATTCAGCGAGGCTACGAGGGCCTGCTTTCTTTCACCGGCGTGGTCCCGCTTGGCCCCGCCGAGGTGCGCGGGCTGACCCATCTCGGCGGCACCATTCTCGGCACCAGCAACCGAGGCAATCCATTCCGCTACATCACCCGGATCGACGACGGGCAGGAGCACGAGGTGGATCGCTCGGAGGATCTAGTAGGGGCCTTCCAGGCGAGCGGCTTCGACGCGCTGGTCTCGATCGGCGGGGATGGCAGCCTGCAGATCTCGCACGACCTCTGGCGCAAGGGGCTCCCGGTGGTCTGTGTCCCCAAGACGATCGACAACGACGTGAGCGGGACCCAGCGCACCTTCGGGTTCGATACCGCCGTCAGCACCGCCACCGAAGCCATCGACAAGCTGCACTCCACCGCGGAGAGCCACGATCGAGTGATGGTGGTCGAGCTGATGGGCCGCTATGCGGGCTGGATCGCGCTCTACAGCGGTCTGTCGGGCAGTGCGGACGTCATCCTGCTTCCCGAGATCCCCTTCGACATCGAGAAGGTCTGCGAAAAGATCCGCAGCCGCGAGGCAGCGGGCCGGCACTTCAGCATCGTGGTGGTCGCCGAGGGCGCGCGACCGAAGGACGGCACGGTGGAGCTGGTCGAGCGGCGGGGGGTGGGGACGGTGGACCGGCTCGGCGGGATCGCCGGCAAGGTTGCCCGCACCATCGAGCATCACACCGGGAAGGAAACCCGGACGCTGGTGCTGGGGCACCTGCAGCGAGGTGGCTCCCCCACCACGTACGATCGGCTGCTGGCGCTGCGGTTCGGCGCCGCCGCGGTCCGGGCGATCGCCGATGGGGCCTTCGGCATCATGGTCGGTCTCAACGGGCCGGACATCACCCGGATCGCGCTGGAGAATGTGGTAGGCCGCGCCAAGAACGTGCCGTTGGACAGCGACACGGTGCGGACCGCGCGGGAGATGGGGATCAGCCTGGGTGACTGA
- a CDS encoding beta-propeller fold lactonase family protein yields the protein MRNDTRPLLLSLLLVSACGRGQTSDTRAATGDSAAAKPPAEATGDLLAYVTNEDSQELSVIDTRSDSVVASIAVGTRPRGVRVSPDGRTVFVALSGSPKCPPTMPDAECEKLKADKSKDGIAVVDAASRKVSRVLPGGSDPENFDISQDGRTLFISNEDAGTASIVDIASGQIRSTVKVGREPEGVRVHPDGGTVWVTGETDHDVTIVDTRTGKVVGHIEVGKRPRSLAFTPDGTRAFVTSEVDGTVWVLDVSSRKPIKVLTMPKGSKPMGSVASPDGKRIYVSNGRGGTVSVIDVAADSMTTSLPVGQRPWGIALTPDGRKLYTANGPSNDVSVVDTERMTVLKKIPVGKVPWGVALGRTS from the coding sequence ATGCGAAATGATACCCGGCCCCTTCTCCTTTCCCTGCTTCTCGTCTCTGCCTGTGGACGCGGGCAGACCAGCGACACCCGAGCCGCCACCGGCGACTCGGCAGCGGCAAAGCCACCCGCGGAAGCCACCGGCGACCTCCTCGCCTACGTCACCAACGAGGATTCCCAGGAGCTCAGCGTCATCGATACCCGCAGCGACAGCGTCGTCGCCAGCATCGCCGTGGGGACCCGGCCCCGTGGAGTCCGGGTGAGCCCGGACGGCAGGACGGTCTTCGTCGCGCTCAGCGGCTCGCCCAAGTGCCCGCCTACCATGCCCGACGCAGAATGCGAGAAGCTCAAGGCCGACAAGTCGAAGGACGGCATCGCAGTGGTGGACGCGGCCAGCCGGAAGGTCAGCCGGGTCCTGCCGGGAGGCTCGGACCCCGAGAATTTCGACATCAGCCAGGACGGGCGCACCCTCTTCATCTCCAACGAGGATGCGGGCACTGCCTCGATCGTCGATATCGCCAGCGGTCAGATCCGCTCGACGGTGAAGGTGGGACGGGAGCCTGAAGGAGTCCGGGTCCATCCGGATGGGGGCACCGTCTGGGTGACCGGGGAGACCGACCATGACGTGACCATCGTCGACACCCGGACCGGCAAGGTGGTGGGCCACATCGAGGTGGGCAAGCGACCGAGGTCGCTCGCGTTCACCCCCGACGGGACGAGGGCCTTCGTGACCTCCGAGGTGGACGGAACCGTCTGGGTGCTGGACGTCTCCTCCCGGAAGCCGATCAAGGTGCTCACGATGCCCAAGGGGTCCAAGCCCATGGGATCGGTGGCCTCGCCAGACGGAAAGCGGATCTACGTCTCCAACGGACGGGGAGGAACCGTCTCCGTCATCGACGTGGCCGCGGATTCGATGACCACCTCGCTGCCGGTCGGCCAGCGGCCCTGGGGCATCGCGCTCACGCCGGATGGCCGGAAGCTCTATACCGCCAACGGCCCCTCCAACGACGTGAGCGTGGTCGATACCGAGCGGATGACCGTGCTCAAGAAGATTCCGGTGGGCAAGGTTCCCTGGGGCGTGGCCCTCGGCCGGACCTCATGA
- a CDS encoding putative glycoside hydrolase yields the protein MIRPVACAILAITLHIASLSAQQPGWGDELPPAPPAPDSLFAVPTVEIPSYWPAPPLTRPPTAIHAVYVNAWAFGGKRFYDLVRLADRTEVNAFVVDVKDDTGYLTYRSEVPTAIEIGANTQRRARDIQERLRVMQEHGIYPIARIVVAKDPLLAAKKPEWSVKHVNGGLWRDRLDFAWVDAFNDSVWVYASQLAAEAVRLGFAEVQYDYVRFPDEPESRLAQALFPGRHPGETKREGVTRNLRLLRDRTRSLGVPFTIDVFGLTTSAPTDMGIGQMWEDLVTTADVVLPMVYPSHYFGGYYSIKHPNSEPYLVIRRAMQDALKRSRPLGKTAEIRPYLQAFTLGQPHYTPAHVREQIRAAEELGISSWVLWNPRSAYDAAIFRSAPLRLGAEATIPPAEGTN from the coding sequence ATGATCCGTCCAGTCGCGTGCGCCATTCTCGCGATCACCCTGCACATTGCATCGCTTTCCGCGCAGCAGCCTGGCTGGGGCGACGAGCTCCCGCCGGCGCCGCCCGCACCCGACTCCCTGTTTGCCGTTCCGACGGTCGAGATTCCGAGCTACTGGCCCGCGCCACCACTCACCCGCCCGCCCACGGCCATCCACGCCGTCTACGTGAATGCGTGGGCGTTCGGCGGGAAGCGTTTCTACGATCTGGTGCGCCTGGCGGACCGGACCGAGGTCAACGCCTTCGTGGTGGACGTCAAGGACGACACCGGGTACCTCACCTACCGCTCCGAGGTTCCCACCGCGATCGAGATCGGGGCCAATACCCAGCGGCGCGCCCGGGACATCCAGGAGCGCCTCCGGGTCATGCAGGAGCACGGGATCTATCCCATCGCCCGGATCGTGGTGGCCAAAGACCCGCTCCTCGCGGCCAAGAAGCCGGAGTGGTCGGTCAAGCACGTCAACGGAGGGCTCTGGCGCGACCGGCTCGACTTTGCCTGGGTCGATGCCTTCAACGACTCGGTCTGGGTCTACGCATCCCAGCTGGCGGCGGAAGCGGTCCGGCTTGGCTTTGCCGAGGTCCAGTACGATTACGTCCGCTTCCCGGATGAGCCGGAGAGCCGGCTGGCGCAGGCCCTCTTTCCCGGCCGGCATCCGGGCGAGACCAAGCGGGAGGGCGTGACTCGAAATCTCCGGCTGCTGCGCGACCGCACCCGCTCGCTCGGCGTGCCCTTCACCATCGACGTGTTCGGCCTCACCACCAGCGCGCCGACCGACATGGGAATCGGTCAGATGTGGGAAGACCTGGTCACCACGGCCGACGTGGTGCTTCCGATGGTCTACCCCAGCCACTACTTCGGGGGCTACTACAGCATCAAACATCCGAACAGCGAGCCGTACCTGGTGATTCGCCGGGCCATGCAGGACGCGCTCAAGCGCTCCCGGCCCCTGGGGAAGACGGCGGAGATCCGTCCGTACCTGCAGGCCTTCACGCTAGGACAGCCGCACTACACGCCGGCCCACGTGCGGGAACAGATCCGGGCGGCGGAGGAGCTGGGGATCTCCTCGTGGGTGCTGTGGAATCCTCGCAGCGCTTATGATGCGGCGATCTTCCGATCGGCCCCGTTGCGCCTCGGCGCAGAGGCCACCATCCCTCCAGCGGAGGGGACGAACTGA
- a CDS encoding prolyl oligopeptidase family serine peptidase: MTELRYPETRRQDQTDVLHGEALADPYRWLEDSEAPEVVAWTERQNALTERYLAGFPGRVRIRERLDALLAIGAISVPTPARGRYFYQRRDGRQNQPVLYVRDGVNGADRVAVDPNAHDAAGTTALDWYYPSDDGRLLAYGLSQNGSEQSVLHLLDVDTGETLPERIPRTRAADLAWLPDSSGFYYTRYPAPGEVPEGEEPYHRSVFFHRLGSDFAADPLEFRPAQKEYWPGVSLSPDGRWLVIGVARTFDQTDLYLRDRVSGGPLRPVVEDLPASFEGQVAHGRLFLRTNLDAPTYRLYVVDPGRAERAHWRELVAPRADAVLDGMRVAGDRLALSYLERASSRLRLADLEGRIVSEVALPALGSLFGIGAEWDGREIFYGYSSYTIPPSIYRIDLDTGAQTLWRRVEAEVDPERFEVRQVSVTSRDGTQVTMFLVHRTGVVRDGNNPVYLSGYGGFNISMTPAFSRSLLLWLERGGIVAIPNIRGGGEYGEAWHQGGMLGKKQNSFDDFIAAAEWLIAERYTSPARLAAAGGSNGGLLMGAVLTQRPELFRAIVVQVPLLDMLRYHRFLIARLWIPEYGSADDPEQYAWLRAYSPYHHVQDGTNYPAVLLATAESDSRVDPMHARKMAARLQAATASRHPVLLRLESRAGHGAGKPLSKVLDEVTDTWAFVFSELGVEV, encoded by the coding sequence GTGACTGAGCTCCGCTACCCCGAGACGCGCAGGCAGGACCAGACGGACGTGCTGCACGGTGAAGCGCTCGCGGACCCCTACCGCTGGCTGGAGGACAGCGAGGCGCCCGAGGTGGTGGCCTGGACCGAGCGGCAGAACGCGCTCACCGAGCGCTACCTCGCCGGCTTCCCCGGCCGGGTGCGGATCCGCGAACGGCTGGATGCCTTGCTCGCCATCGGGGCGATCAGCGTTCCTACCCCGGCCCGCGGGCGCTACTTCTATCAGCGGCGCGATGGCCGCCAGAACCAGCCGGTGCTCTACGTGCGTGACGGGGTGAACGGCGCCGATCGGGTGGCGGTCGACCCCAACGCGCATGATGCGGCCGGCACCACGGCCCTCGACTGGTACTATCCCAGCGACGACGGGCGCCTGCTGGCGTACGGACTCTCCCAGAACGGCAGCGAGCAGAGCGTCCTCCATCTGCTCGATGTGGACACCGGCGAGACCCTCCCCGAGCGGATCCCGCGCACCCGGGCCGCGGACCTCGCGTGGCTGCCGGACAGCAGCGGGTTCTACTATACCCGCTACCCCGCGCCGGGCGAGGTGCCGGAGGGTGAGGAGCCCTATCACCGCTCGGTGTTCTTTCATCGACTCGGATCCGATTTCGCCGCCGACCCTCTCGAGTTCCGTCCCGCGCAAAAGGAGTACTGGCCGGGAGTCAGCCTCTCGCCGGACGGCCGCTGGCTGGTGATCGGGGTGGCGCGGACGTTCGATCAGACGGACCTCTACCTCCGCGATCGGGTCAGCGGCGGACCCCTGCGACCGGTGGTCGAGGATCTTCCGGCCTCTTTCGAAGGCCAGGTGGCCCACGGGCGGCTGTTCCTGCGCACCAATCTCGACGCCCCGACCTACCGGCTCTATGTCGTGGACCCTGGGCGCGCCGAGCGGGCGCACTGGCGCGAGCTGGTGGCCCCGCGCGCGGACGCCGTGCTCGACGGGATGCGAGTGGCAGGTGACCGGCTGGCGTTGAGCTATCTGGAGCGGGCCTCCTCGCGACTCCGCCTGGCCGATCTCGAGGGTCGCATCGTGAGCGAGGTGGCGCTCCCTGCGCTCGGCAGCCTCTTCGGCATCGGCGCGGAGTGGGACGGCCGGGAGATCTTTTACGGCTACTCGTCCTACACCATACCGCCGAGCATCTACCGCATCGACCTCGACACCGGGGCACAGACGCTCTGGCGGCGAGTGGAGGCCGAGGTCGATCCCGAGCGGTTCGAGGTCCGCCAGGTGAGCGTCACCTCCAGGGACGGCACCCAGGTGACCATGTTCCTGGTGCACCGGACGGGCGTGGTGCGAGACGGGAACAACCCGGTGTACCTGAGCGGCTACGGCGGATTCAACATCAGCATGACACCGGCGTTCTCCCGCTCGCTGCTCCTCTGGCTCGAGCGCGGCGGGATCGTGGCCATTCCCAACATCCGCGGCGGAGGCGAGTATGGTGAGGCGTGGCATCAGGGGGGCATGCTCGGCAAGAAGCAGAACAGCTTCGACGACTTCATCGCGGCGGCGGAGTGGCTGATCGCGGAGCGCTACACCAGTCCGGCCCGGCTGGCCGCCGCGGGCGGGTCCAACGGCGGACTGCTGATGGGCGCGGTGCTCACCCAGCGTCCCGAGCTGTTCCGGGCGATCGTGGTGCAGGTCCCGCTGCTCGACATGCTCCGGTACCATCGGTTCCTGATCGCCCGGCTGTGGATTCCGGAATACGGCTCCGCGGATGATCCGGAGCAGTACGCCTGGCTGCGGGCCTACTCGCCATACCACCACGTCCAGGACGGGACCAACTACCCCGCCGTGCTGCTCGCCACCGCCGAAAGCGACAGCCGGGTGGACCCGATGCACGCCCGCAAGATGGCGGCCCGGCTGCAGGCGGCCACTGCCTCGCGACACCCCGTGCTCCTGCGACTGGAGTCCCGGGCCGGTCACGGGGCGGGCAAGCCTTTGTCCAAGGTGCTGGACGAGGTGACCGACACCTGGGCGTTTGTGTTTTCGGAGCTGGGGGTGGAGGTTTAA
- a CDS encoding TQO small subunit DoxD, whose translation MAYGTRPPVDSSNAARWLAVLRIAVGLYFAKAMVTKMTIVLAGGFLPVPAVQDRWIGVMPKIVSKQASENPILFYKHFLEGTVLTHSDLFAHLTAWGETVAGIGLTLGLCTGIASLVGLLLVVNYGLATQWMSSGQQGFHMLLTALMVAFFFSRAGRTWGLDGWIAASHPRSIFSRRPLS comes from the coding sequence ATGGCCTACGGTACCCGTCCTCCCGTCGACAGCTCCAATGCCGCGCGGTGGCTCGCGGTCCTCCGCATTGCCGTCGGACTCTACTTCGCCAAGGCGATGGTCACCAAGATGACCATCGTGCTCGCGGGCGGCTTTCTACCGGTTCCGGCGGTGCAGGACCGGTGGATCGGGGTGATGCCGAAGATCGTCAGCAAGCAGGCCTCGGAAAATCCGATCCTTTTCTACAAGCATTTTCTGGAAGGGACGGTCCTGACCCACAGCGACCTTTTCGCCCATCTCACGGCGTGGGGAGAGACGGTGGCCGGCATCGGCTTGACGCTCGGGCTCTGTACCGGCATCGCCTCGCTGGTGGGCCTGCTGCTGGTCGTCAACTACGGCCTGGCCACCCAGTGGATGTCGTCGGGACAGCAGGGATTCCATATGCTCCTGACGGCGTTGATGGTGGCGTTCTTCTTCTCCCGCGCCGGGCGCACCTGGGGGCTCGACGGCTGGATCGCCGCGAGTCATCCCAGGTCGATCTTCAGCCGGCGACCGCTGTCCTGA
- a CDS encoding SelT/SelW/SelH family (seleno)protein, translating into MQVTIEFCVVUNYQPRAVGLMAELKERFPDADIRLIQSSGGVFEVTVDDDLIFSKKALRRHAEPGEIMALIGRSR; encoded by the coding sequence ATGCAGGTCACGATCGAGTTCTGCGTCGTCTGAAACTATCAGCCGCGAGCCGTCGGTCTGATGGCTGAGCTGAAAGAGCGTTTTCCCGATGCCGACATCCGCCTGATCCAGTCCTCCGGCGGCGTGTTCGAGGTCACGGTGGACGACGATCTCATCTTTTCCAAGAAGGCACTCCGCCGCCATGCGGAACCGGGAGAGATCATGGCCCTGATCGGCCGCTCCCGCTGA
- a CDS encoding pentapeptide repeat-containing protein, translating to MTGRAGFRRLATAALLGFALPGTTEAATRREPADSPAVRLTLEQVKARLSGAAQGTAPDLANTDLSGLDLTGIDFKRASLTGARLVNSKLIRANLFSCDLTDAVLTGADLSHANLDGTVLRRAGFQRANLEGASLFATIIEAADLSGANLSGSRIIGYLRGAKLAGAKLVKANAGADPGNQSMGVMRATFVSADLSGADLSGANLFKADFSHANLANARLPNADLRNAELVQSDLTRADLTGAKLAKADLYGADFTGAIGMDKVQGLDQARNRDKAIFDAK from the coding sequence GTGACCGGCCGAGCAGGCTTCCGGAGATTGGCCACGGCTGCCCTCCTTGGGTTCGCCCTGCCGGGCACGACCGAAGCGGCCACCCGGCGCGAGCCAGCCGACAGCCCCGCGGTGCGGCTCACCCTGGAGCAGGTCAAGGCCAGACTGTCCGGTGCCGCCCAGGGCACGGCCCCCGACCTCGCCAATACCGACCTCAGCGGCCTCGATCTCACCGGCATCGATTTCAAGCGCGCCAGCCTCACAGGTGCCCGGCTGGTGAACAGCAAGCTGATTCGCGCCAACCTTTTCAGCTGCGATTTGACCGATGCGGTCCTCACCGGGGCCGACCTCTCCCATGCCAACCTGGACGGCACTGTACTCCGGCGAGCCGGCTTTCAGCGGGCCAACCTGGAAGGTGCCAGCCTGTTCGCCACCATCATCGAGGCCGCCGATCTGAGCGGTGCCAATCTCTCAGGCAGCAGAATCATCGGCTATCTCCGGGGCGCCAAGCTCGCGGGAGCCAAGCTGGTGAAGGCCAATGCCGGGGCCGATCCGGGTAACCAGTCGATGGGTGTCATGCGGGCGACGTTCGTCAGCGCCGATCTGTCCGGCGCGGACCTCTCGGGCGCCAATCTCTTCAAGGCTGATTTCTCCCACGCGAACCTGGCCAATGCCCGGCTGCCGAACGCGGATCTCCGCAACGCCGAGCTGGTCCAGAGCGACCTCACCCGGGCCGATCTTACCGGCGCCAAACTGGCCAAGGCCGATCTCTATGGGGCGGATTTCACCGGCGCCATCGGCATGGACAAGGTCCAAGGCCTGGACCAAGCCCGCAACCGCGACAAGGCGATCTTCGATGCGAAATGA
- a CDS encoding c-type cytochrome, with the protein MDIRTRLGLLLASLVALSAPPAVAQAPAGVTPAMITQGDSIFHGKGNCYACHGANAEGTVGPNLTDAEWLHSDGSYDAIVKQVTTGVPKEQSKSGIVMPPRGGSTITDDEVKAVAAYVYSLSHKKTGT; encoded by the coding sequence ATGGACATTCGGACTCGCCTCGGTCTGCTGCTCGCGTCTCTGGTGGCGCTGAGCGCCCCTCCCGCTGTCGCGCAGGCTCCGGCCGGCGTGACACCCGCCATGATCACGCAGGGCGACAGCATCTTCCACGGCAAGGGAAACTGTTACGCCTGCCACGGCGCGAACGCGGAGGGCACGGTCGGGCCCAACCTCACCGATGCCGAGTGGCTCCACAGCGACGGCTCCTACGATGCAATCGTGAAGCAGGTCACGACCGGGGTTCCCAAGGAGCAGTCCAAGAGCGGCATCGTGATGCCGCCGCGAGGTGGCTCGACCATCACTGATGACGAGGTGAAGGCGGTCGCGGCATATGTCTACTCGTTGAGCCACAAAAAGACTGGAACCTGA
- a CDS encoding OmpA family protein, which produces MRTYPLPVGSVTTGLRILLCLALLFPCGTPAAAQQRKYFVELGAAGGYQSFGDPTDLGGAPGGVGRLGLWLPLNFSAEVEGGFASPHTKAADVGVSVKNFTASLLYNVLIGSSSSVYLKLGGGTTRYGSDCPGVSSGPLEPPCGGSGALAAGVGFRAALTPALLIRTEGLLTRNKSDSIGNLPPISFSNVGINLGLSYMLGSKPVPDSDGDGILNNRDRCPDTPAGAQVDGRGCPSDSDSDGVPDGVDRCANTVAGASVDASGCTHDTDGDNIPDGLDRCPATPAGVLVDPRGCPKDSDGDAIPDGLDRCSDTPRGATVDALGCPGDEDGDGVLDGLDQCPRSPAGAAVNTAGCAPNQAPAKAAPPNPSAAPAPAPSPPARAAAPAQGQPQAQPPRQAQPRAGPSRGAGGAILAGVLPGVGFDPGTARLQPGSYQALDSVATLLLADKSVRIEIGAHTDSRSGSPAEALRLTSLQAEAVRDYLVVKGVPYQQMLARGYGASVPLTPDTTPRGLAANRRVEIKQVPPGP; this is translated from the coding sequence ATGCGAACCTACCCACTCCCCGTGGGGAGCGTGACGACCGGGCTCCGAATTCTCCTGTGCCTGGCCTTGCTCTTCCCGTGCGGCACTCCCGCGGCCGCCCAGCAGCGAAAGTATTTCGTCGAGCTCGGCGCCGCCGGCGGCTACCAGTCCTTTGGCGATCCCACCGATCTGGGAGGGGCCCCGGGTGGTGTCGGACGACTCGGCCTCTGGCTGCCGCTCAACTTTTCGGCGGAGGTGGAAGGCGGCTTCGCGTCGCCCCACACCAAGGCGGCCGATGTGGGGGTGAGCGTCAAGAACTTCACCGCGTCCCTGCTCTACAACGTCCTCATCGGGTCATCCAGCTCGGTCTATCTCAAGCTGGGCGGCGGCACCACCAGGTATGGTAGCGACTGCCCGGGAGTGTCGAGTGGCCCCCTCGAGCCTCCCTGCGGCGGCAGTGGAGCCCTGGCGGCCGGTGTGGGCTTCCGGGCCGCGCTGACGCCGGCGCTCCTGATCCGCACCGAGGGACTCCTCACCCGTAACAAGAGCGACTCGATCGGCAATCTGCCGCCGATCAGCTTCTCCAACGTGGGCATCAATCTCGGGCTCAGCTACATGCTGGGGAGCAAGCCGGTGCCCGACAGCGATGGAGACGGGATTCTCAATAATCGGGATCGGTGCCCGGATACACCCGCCGGGGCCCAGGTGGACGGTCGCGGCTGCCCCAGCGACTCCGATAGCGACGGCGTGCCCGACGGGGTCGACCGCTGCGCCAACACCGTGGCCGGCGCATCGGTGGACGCGAGCGGCTGCACCCACGATACCGACGGCGACAACATCCCCGACGGCCTCGACCGCTGTCCGGCAACGCCGGCCGGCGTGCTGGTCGATCCTCGCGGCTGTCCCAAGGACAGTGACGGAGATGCCATCCCCGACGGGCTGGATCGCTGCTCCGATACTCCCCGCGGGGCTACAGTAGATGCGCTGGGCTGCCCGGGGGACGAGGACGGCGACGGCGTCCTCGACGGGCTCGATCAGTGCCCCAGGTCGCCGGCCGGAGCCGCGGTGAATACCGCCGGTTGCGCCCCGAACCAGGCGCCCGCCAAGGCGGCCCCGCCGAACCCATCCGCCGCACCCGCTCCGGCCCCTTCGCCACCGGCCCGTGCGGCTGCCCCGGCGCAGGGCCAACCTCAGGCCCAGCCGCCACGACAGGCCCAGCCGAGGGCAGGGCCGAGCCGAGGTGCCGGCGGCGCGATCCTCGCCGGCGTGTTGCCCGGTGTGGGCTTCGATCCGGGCACCGCGCGGTTGCAGCCGGGCTCGTATCAGGCGCTCGACTCGGTGGCCACCTTGCTTCTGGCCGACAAGTCGGTCCGCATCGAGATCGGGGCCCACACCGACAGCAGGTCGGGGTCGCCGGCCGAGGCCCTGCGGCTCACCTCGCTCCAGGCCGAGGCGGTGCGGGATTACCTGGTGGTCAAGGGAGTTCCCTATCAACAGATGCTGGCGAGAGGATACGGTGCCAGCGTACCACTGACTCCGGACACCACGCCGCGCGGCCTCGCGGCCAACCGCCGAGTGGAGATCAAGCAGGTTCCTCCAGGCCCCTGA